In Brevundimonas sp. SGAir0440, one DNA window encodes the following:
- the phhA gene encoding phenylalanine 4-monooxygenase, producing the protein MSDFEHVFEKPPEGAAADWTIPQNWAAYTEVEHQTWDTLYARQMKILPGRACDAFMRGLDALDLNAGGIPDFDVINPKLQALTGWTVVCVPGLVPDEVFFDHLANRRFVSGQFIRKPDQLDYLQEPDIFHDVFGHVPMLTDPDFAAYMEAYGKGGQRAASLGMLPNLARLYWYTVEFGLMKDADGLRIYGAGIVSSATESVFALDDPSPNRLGFDLERVMRTLYRIDDFQQVYFVIDSLEALKDETLKDFGPVYAALKGKDDLAIETVLPTDQVFTRGTQAYAQRGGRFAA; encoded by the coding sequence ATGTCCGACTTCGAACACGTCTTCGAAAAGCCGCCAGAGGGCGCGGCCGCCGACTGGACCATTCCCCAGAACTGGGCTGCCTACACCGAGGTCGAGCACCAGACCTGGGACACGCTTTACGCCCGGCAGATGAAGATCCTGCCCGGTCGCGCCTGCGACGCCTTCATGCGGGGATTGGATGCGTTGGATCTGAACGCTGGCGGCATTCCCGACTTCGACGTGATCAATCCCAAGCTCCAGGCCCTGACGGGCTGGACGGTTGTCTGCGTGCCGGGTCTGGTGCCGGACGAGGTCTTCTTCGACCATCTGGCCAATCGCCGCTTCGTCTCGGGCCAGTTTATCCGTAAGCCGGACCAGCTGGATTACCTGCAGGAACCCGACATCTTCCACGACGTGTTCGGCCATGTGCCGATGCTGACCGACCCCGACTTCGCCGCCTATATGGAGGCCTATGGCAAGGGTGGGCAGCGGGCGGCCAGCCTGGGCATGCTGCCGAACCTGGCGCGCCTGTACTGGTACACGGTCGAGTTCGGCCTGATGAAGGACGCCGACGGCCTTCGCATTTACGGCGCCGGCATCGTCTCCTCGGCGACCGAGAGCGTCTTTGCTCTGGACGATCCGTCGCCCAACCGCCTGGGTTTCGACCTGGAGCGGGTGATGCGGACCCTGTACCGGATCGACGACTTCCAGCAGGTCTATTTCGTCATCGACAGCCTGGAAGCCCTGAAGGACGAGACGCTCAAGGACTTCGGCCCGGTCTATGCGGCGCTGAAAGGCAAGGACGACCTCGCCATCGAAACCGTCCTGCCGACCGACCAGGTGTTCACCCGCGGCACCCAGGCCTACGCCCAGCGCGGCGGGCGGTTCGCGGCCTGA
- a CDS encoding Ppx/GppA phosphatase family protein: MPETHGAPRRRDERSQPSRSRDASGRDAPLYGALDLGTNNCRLLIARPSREGFRVVDSFSRIVRLGEGLSRTGLLDPRAMDRAYDALALCAERIVRKGVDSARLSAVATQACRAAENGADFIDRVRKGTGLRLRIIDPAEEARLAVEGCLNLIDPKAEAVLVIDVGGGSTEMSWLKRSGTDWTTTAWMSAPVGVVTLAERHPEPPNSGEAWYEAMVADMGAAIAAGGIVDEPMLELFRQNRAHLVGTSGAITSLAGIHLNLPRYNRDRVDGLWMTRADCEAAADRLKALGPDGRAREACIGPDRADLVLAGAAILEAVQRAWPSERVRVADRGLREGLLLQRMREDKKPPRGRRRRRGRGRPAPAA; encoded by the coding sequence ATGCCGGAGACCCACGGCGCGCCCCGACGGCGCGACGAGCGGTCCCAGCCTTCCCGTTCGCGGGATGCGTCGGGTCGAGATGCGCCGCTGTATGGCGCGCTCGATCTAGGGACCAACAATTGCCGGCTGCTGATTGCGCGGCCGTCACGCGAAGGCTTTCGCGTGGTCGACAGCTTCAGCCGCATCGTTCGGCTGGGCGAAGGCCTGTCGCGGACGGGCCTTTTGGACCCGCGCGCCATGGACCGGGCCTATGACGCCCTGGCCCTGTGCGCCGAACGGATCGTGCGCAAGGGCGTCGATTCGGCGCGATTGAGCGCCGTCGCCACCCAGGCCTGCCGCGCGGCCGAGAACGGCGCCGACTTCATCGACCGTGTACGCAAGGGCACGGGTCTGCGTTTGCGGATCATCGATCCCGCCGAAGAGGCGCGACTGGCGGTCGAGGGATGCCTGAATCTGATCGACCCCAAGGCCGAGGCGGTGCTGGTCATCGATGTCGGCGGCGGCTCGACCGAGATGTCGTGGCTGAAGCGCAGCGGAACCGACTGGACGACCACCGCCTGGATGTCGGCGCCGGTGGGGGTCGTGACCCTGGCCGAGCGGCATCCCGAGCCGCCGAACTCCGGCGAGGCCTGGTACGAGGCCATGGTCGCCGACATGGGCGCGGCCATCGCAGCGGGCGGGATCGTCGACGAACCGATGCTGGAGTTGTTCCGGCAGAACCGGGCGCATCTGGTCGGCACCTCGGGCGCGATCACCAGCCTGGCCGGCATCCACCTGAATCTGCCGCGCTACAATCGCGACCGGGTCGATGGATTGTGGATGACGCGCGCGGACTGCGAGGCGGCGGCGGATCGGCTGAAGGCGCTGGGACCGGACGGGCGAGCGCGCGAGGCCTGCATCGGTCCTGATCGGGCGGACTTGGTGCTTGCGGGCGCTGCAATCCTGGAGGCTGTCCAGCGGGCCTGGCCGTCGGAACGGGTGCGGGTCGCGGATCGGGGCCTGCGCGAAGGCCTGCTGCTGCAAAGGATGCGCGAAGACAAGAAACCGCCGAGAGGACGGCGTCGGCGGCGCGGACGGGGGCGGCCGGCCCCCGCCGCCTGA
- the hspQ gene encoding heat shock protein HspQ encodes MTRIQTARFAIGQIVRHRDDAFRGVVMDVDHAYEGPAGESGLVRPDQPFYRVFALGEDGGFVAYAAEGALEDGDTVLLPDDAERWFTTDGMGHHAPLDERLH; translated from the coding sequence ATGACCCGCATTCAGACCGCACGCTTCGCCATCGGCCAGATCGTACGCCACCGCGACGACGCCTTTCGTGGCGTCGTGATGGATGTCGATCACGCCTATGAGGGACCGGCCGGTGAAAGCGGCTTGGTCAGACCGGATCAGCCCTTTTATCGCGTCTTCGCCCTGGGCGAGGACGGTGGCTTTGTCGCCTATGCGGCCGAGGGCGCTTTGGAAGACGGCGATACCGTACTGTTGCCCGACGACGCCGAGCGGTGGTTCACCACCGACGGCATGGGCCACCACGCCCCGCTGGACGAACGTCTGCACTGA